One genomic window of Candidatus Kuenenia stuttgartiensis includes the following:
- a CDS encoding IS1380-like element ISCku8 family transposase, giving the protein MKNIAKKYSKRQPKIKAEMSGKGLTVHAGLLPVLNFMGKLMFRERVHEAVHKDRGANARYQFVDAVQMVVIGLIAGATSMVEVMKVCTDEVLKKMSGWKEVPVDTTIGRIMKLASQGDIVELTGVIHRFRGKIWKRAVRSGHKLRSALCEVWIDVDSTVDGVYGKQEGAEVGYNPHKKGQKAYHPLMAFIAETKEVLHSWFRCGSAYTSNGVVEFMKECMAYMNKGVRVVFRGDSGFFTGELLEYLESILAGYLIKVKLKNLEGLLEGQKWNEVKGEPGWEQAEFWYRCAGWDRARRFVAVRQLVKREKKLVEVSVYEYFCYVTTERLSPMEAHRCYGKRATCETLIEESKGQMNAGHIRTGEFLANAALFQCAVLAYNLLKWMGLLSGGVIQQWEVKTMRLWLIRVAGKLVERSRQMTLKLPEKFLHQEEWEKWERMSLDVVFQ; this is encoded by the coding sequence ATGAAGAATATAGCAAAAAAATACAGCAAAAGACAACCGAAAATCAAGGCAGAGATGAGCGGGAAAGGCTTAACGGTACATGCAGGGCTTTTACCGGTATTGAATTTTATGGGTAAGCTGATGTTCCGGGAGAGAGTCCATGAAGCGGTCCATAAGGATCGTGGAGCAAATGCCCGGTATCAGTTTGTCGATGCGGTACAAATGGTAGTGATAGGGTTGATAGCAGGGGCGACATCGATGGTAGAGGTGATGAAGGTGTGTACAGATGAGGTATTGAAGAAGATGTCCGGGTGGAAAGAGGTACCTGTAGATACTACGATAGGACGTATTATGAAGCTGGCGAGTCAGGGAGATATAGTGGAACTGACGGGGGTGATCCACCGGTTTAGGGGAAAGATATGGAAGCGTGCGGTGAGATCAGGCCATAAACTCAGGAGTGCTCTTTGCGAAGTATGGATAGATGTTGATTCTACCGTAGATGGTGTATATGGGAAACAGGAGGGTGCAGAGGTAGGATATAATCCGCACAAGAAGGGGCAGAAGGCGTATCATCCCTTAATGGCATTTATTGCAGAAACAAAGGAGGTATTACATAGTTGGTTCCGCTGTGGAAGCGCCTACACGAGTAACGGAGTAGTAGAGTTCATGAAGGAATGTATGGCGTACATGAATAAGGGGGTAAGGGTGGTATTTCGGGGAGACAGCGGTTTTTTTACCGGAGAATTACTTGAATACCTTGAGTCAATATTGGCGGGATATCTGATTAAGGTAAAGCTGAAGAATCTGGAAGGATTGCTTGAAGGGCAGAAATGGAATGAGGTGAAAGGGGAGCCAGGATGGGAACAGGCTGAATTTTGGTATCGATGTGCAGGGTGGGATCGTGCGAGACGTTTTGTGGCAGTGCGGCAATTGGTCAAAAGAGAAAAGAAATTAGTAGAAGTGTCCGTGTATGAGTATTTTTGTTACGTTACAACGGAGCGGTTAAGTCCGATGGAAGCGCATCGTTGTTATGGAAAGAGGGCTACCTGCGAGACTTTGATAGAAGAGAGTAAAGGACAGATGAATGCGGGGCACATACGTACGGGTGAATTTTTGGCCAATGCTGCGCTATTTCAGTGTGCGGTGTTAGCGTATAATCTTTTGAAGTGGATGGGATTGCTCAGTGGTGGAGTGATACAACAGTGGGAAGTAAAGACGATGAGACTGTGGTTAATCCGTGTGGCAGGGAAACTGGTGGAGAGAAGCCGGCAGATGACATTAAAATTGCCGGAGAAATTTCTCCATCAGGAGGAATGGGAAAAGTGGGAACGCATGTCACTGGATGTAGTTTTTCAGTAG
- a CDS encoding transposase, which translates to MARPLRIQYKNALYLVTCQGNKRKAIFRDDQDKKLFLELLNDGLKTYTNLLYGYVLMENHFHLLLETPLANLSEFMKWINITYTAYYNKRHKRTGHLYQGRYKSILLEKKAYLDIVSRYIHLNPLNTRLGKKLPLSEKRNYLKNYAWSSLLGTIDHTKRNDIIAYAGVLEPYGGDNKKGRQLYWEAVCSDLPAGIKIKNMVVGGNILGSTGFINRVRDKYLPLRSREILPARRLKNYIRKETIIKALCKETKKSFDEIKNERGVIRQIAMDLLYRFGGLSGTEIGEMMGIGYSTVSMERKRLRAKLKGNRHLSGIIKRIEAILQ; encoded by the coding sequence ATGGCAAGACCACTACGCATACAATATAAAAATGCATTATATCTTGTGACCTGCCAGGGTAACAAGCGTAAGGCAATATTCAGGGATGACCAGGATAAGAAACTGTTTCTTGAGTTGTTGAATGACGGGCTGAAAACTTATACTAACCTTCTGTATGGTTACGTTCTCATGGAGAATCATTTCCATCTGCTTTTAGAAACACCCCTCGCCAATCTCAGTGAATTTATGAAATGGATTAACATTACCTACACCGCATATTACAATAAAAGACACAAAAGGACAGGCCATTTGTATCAGGGGAGATACAAGAGCATTCTCCTTGAAAAGAAAGCGTATCTGGATATTGTGTCCCGATATATTCATTTAAACCCTCTCAATACGAGGCTGGGGAAAAAACTGCCGCTATCGGAAAAGAGAAATTATTTGAAGAACTATGCGTGGAGCAGCCTTTTAGGTACTATCGATCATACCAAAAGAAATGACATTATAGCGTATGCCGGGGTACTTGAGCCATATGGAGGCGACAACAAAAAAGGACGGCAATTGTATTGGGAGGCTGTTTGCAGTGATTTGCCGGCAGGTATTAAAATAAAAAATATGGTTGTTGGTGGAAACATACTGGGGAGCACCGGGTTTATCAACAGGGTGAGAGATAAATATTTACCGCTGAGATCACGTGAGATTTTACCTGCACGGCGGTTAAAAAACTATATCAGAAAAGAGACCATCATTAAAGCACTCTGCAAGGAGACAAAGAAAAGTTTTGATGAAATAAAGAATGAACGGGGTGTAATACGGCAAATAGCCATGGACTTATTGTACCGTTTTGGCGGGCTAAGCGGAACGGAGATCGGAGAAATGATGGGGATTGGCTATAGCACTGTAAGCATGGAGAGAAAACGATTACGGGCAAAACTTAAAGGCAACAGGCATCTTTCCGGGATTATCAAAAGGATTGAAGCTATCCTCCAATGA
- a CDS encoding peptidoglycan DD-metalloendopeptidase family protein, which produces MTIEKSRFHQFIIKQNNFDRLGFENWVFYPGMLFNDHHKWWSDAGIRRQPHEGVDFCFYRDTTGGIRTIGYKTKIPALYDGRVAHIHDDFLGKSIYVQHNTYDERRHALFTIYGHTIPVNGLNTGDMVSEGNILATTANVREHARILPHVHITVAWIPVSFPHERLTWKMINAPQITTLCNPLEFIDCKFTVEREWVDPEDYFPAKD; this is translated from the coding sequence ATGACTATTGAAAAATCGCGATTCCACCAATTTATTATAAAACAAAATAATTTTGACCGGCTAGGGTTTGAAAATTGGGTTTTTTACCCCGGCATGTTGTTTAATGATCATCATAAATGGTGGTCAGATGCAGGTATTCGCCGCCAACCTCACGAAGGAGTTGATTTCTGTTTTTACCGGGATACAACGGGAGGTATACGTACTATTGGCTATAAAACAAAGATCCCGGCGCTCTATGATGGAAGGGTAGCGCATATCCACGATGATTTTCTGGGCAAATCTATCTATGTGCAGCACAATACCTACGACGAGCGCAGACATGCGCTTTTCACTATATATGGACATACCATTCCAGTGAATGGCCTTAATACGGGAGATATGGTGAGCGAGGGCAACATACTTGCAACCACCGCAAATGTGCGGGAACATGCAAGGATTCTTCCCCATGTGCATATCACAGTGGCATGGATACCTGTATCTTTTCCCCATGAAAGACTTACATGGAAAATGATAAATGCCCCACAGATAACCACCCTCTGTAATCCTCTTGAGTTTATCGATTGCAAATTTACCGTTGAAAGGGAATGGGTCGATCCGGAGGATTATTTTCCGGCAAAAGACTGA
- a CDS encoding F0F1 ATP synthase subunit gamma, whose translation MLTLERLRRKIQSAEDLHAIVKTMKTLAAINVRHYEEAVEAVSGYYRTIEMGLQVVLQKGEGEVVSKISGKEKTAGCAVVFGSDHGLCGGFNSQITSYALESMYSKSIAHERYVLLCVGVRAADLIEERGHPVEEIFPVPASHSELVETGYKIVTALNSLEEKGKITKVILFHHKLLSSTSCKPQTAHLLPLDQEWLDALAGKKWPSHIIPTFTMERRKLFSTLVRQYIFVLLYRALAESMASENASRLSSMQTAEKNIKETVEGLNMSYRHQYQTSITEELLDIVAGFEALQSEGKQF comes from the coding sequence ATGCTAACACTTGAACGGTTGAGGAGGAAAATTCAGAGCGCTGAAGATTTGCATGCCATAGTAAAAACTATGAAAACGCTTGCAGCGATAAATGTTCGCCATTATGAGGAAGCTGTTGAAGCGGTTTCCGGTTACTACCGAACCATTGAAATGGGCCTTCAGGTGGTTCTCCAAAAAGGAGAGGGAGAAGTTGTTTCAAAAATATCAGGAAAGGAAAAAACTGCAGGATGCGCCGTGGTATTCGGTTCCGACCATGGCCTTTGTGGCGGATTCAATAGTCAAATAACATCATATGCGCTGGAAAGCATGTACAGCAAAAGCATTGCCCATGAACGATATGTTTTGCTCTGCGTCGGAGTGCGGGCAGCAGATCTTATCGAAGAACGAGGGCATCCTGTTGAAGAAATATTCCCTGTACCGGCGTCCCACTCAGAGCTTGTAGAAACCGGATACAAAATTGTAACGGCGCTTAACAGTTTGGAAGAGAAGGGGAAAATTACAAAGGTTATTTTGTTTCACCATAAATTGTTATCCAGCACTTCCTGCAAACCTCAAACAGCGCATCTCTTGCCGCTGGATCAGGAATGGTTGGATGCGTTAGCGGGGAAAAAATGGCCATCTCATATAATTCCAACATTTACAATGGAGAGGAGGAAACTTTTTTCAACGCTTGTTCGCCAGTATATTTTTGTTTTACTCTATCGGGCACTTGCAGAGTCTATGGCAAGTGAAAACGCAAGCCGGCTTTCTTCCATGCAAACTGCAGAAAAAAATATAAAAGAAACGGTTGAAGGGTTGAATATGTCCTATCGTCATCAGTATCAGACCTCTATCACTGAAGAACTTCTTGATATAGTAGCGGGCTTTGAGGCGTTGCAATCAGAAGGGAAACAATTTTGA
- a CDS encoding alternate F1F0 ATPase, F1 subunit alpha, translating into MATTGNLMETQINKAFDAFGQILEKKEYPLEIRETGTVTYVGKGIARVNGLWNVKSEEMVLFSGSLPGLVFNLDHGEAGIILLDEDDDIKAGGEVQRTGKVIDVPVGKMLLGRVIDAVGRPLDNYGPVRTTHRQIIEREAPAIIDRSPVNIPLQTGIKVIDALIPIGRGQRELILGDRQTGKTTIALDTIINQKDKGVICVYCAIGQRSSSVAKLIADLRKNDVLDNTIIVVAAGESTPGMKYIAPYAATAMAEYFMYKGEDVLIVYDDLTNHARAYRELSLLLRRPPGREAFPGDIFYIHSRLLERSTHLKKELGGGSLTSLPIIETEAQNISAYIPTNLISITDGQIYLSPELAQKGIMPAVNVGRSVSRVGGKAQFPSYRMVASDLRLSYAQFEELERFARFSTRLDESTRKIIERGKRVREILKQPQFQPVPVSVQIVVLMAVVEGLLDKSPIELISAAESAISKEVTEKLPDVCQKIEKGEQLIDEDRYKIVSLARNVIAEKEEGI; encoded by the coding sequence ATGGCGACTACTGGAAATCTCATGGAAACACAAATTAACAAGGCATTTGATGCCTTCGGACAGATATTGGAGAAAAAAGAATATCCACTGGAAATACGGGAAACAGGCACGGTTACTTACGTGGGAAAAGGAATTGCGCGGGTAAATGGCTTATGGAATGTGAAATCTGAAGAAATGGTGCTTTTTTCCGGCAGTCTTCCCGGCCTGGTATTCAACCTGGATCATGGGGAAGCTGGGATCATTTTGCTCGACGAAGATGATGATATAAAAGCGGGAGGCGAAGTGCAGCGGACAGGCAAGGTCATAGATGTGCCTGTCGGTAAAATGCTGCTTGGGCGCGTGATAGATGCTGTGGGAAGGCCTTTGGATAATTATGGCCCGGTACGAACAACTCACCGTCAAATTATAGAGAGAGAAGCGCCGGCTATTATTGACCGTTCTCCGGTAAATATACCGCTGCAAACAGGAATAAAGGTGATAGACGCCTTAATCCCCATAGGAAGGGGGCAAAGAGAACTCATTCTTGGCGACCGCCAGACAGGAAAGACAACGATTGCCCTGGACACGATTATTAATCAAAAAGATAAGGGGGTTATTTGCGTTTACTGCGCAATAGGGCAAAGAAGTTCTTCCGTGGCAAAATTGATAGCGGATCTTCGGAAAAATGATGTATTGGATAATACAATTATCGTGGTTGCCGCTGGTGAATCGACTCCCGGAATGAAATATATCGCTCCTTATGCCGCCACTGCCATGGCGGAATATTTCATGTATAAGGGAGAGGATGTGCTCATCGTGTACGATGATTTAACGAATCATGCACGGGCATACCGGGAACTATCCCTCCTGCTGAGAAGGCCGCCTGGCAGGGAAGCTTTTCCCGGCGATATTTTTTATATTCATTCCCGCCTGCTGGAAAGATCCACACACCTGAAAAAAGAGCTTGGAGGAGGGTCTTTGACCTCTTTGCCTATTATTGAGACGGAAGCGCAGAATATTTCGGCGTATATTCCTACAAATTTGATTTCTATCACTGACGGACAGATTTATCTATCTCCGGAACTTGCGCAGAAAGGGATTATGCCGGCTGTAAATGTAGGGAGGTCGGTATCCAGAGTCGGGGGCAAGGCACAATTTCCGTCTTACAGGATGGTGGCAAGTGATTTACGGCTTTCTTACGCTCAATTTGAGGAGTTGGAGAGGTTTGCGCGTTTCAGCACGCGGTTAGATGAATCAACCCGAAAAATTATTGAGCGTGGGAAACGTGTCCGTGAGATTCTCAAACAGCCACAGTTTCAACCTGTGCCGGTTTCTGTGCAAATTGTTGTTTTAATGGCAGTAGTGGAAGGCTTATTGGATAAATCGCCCATAGAGCTTATTTCTGCAGCGGAATCCGCCATCAGTAAAGAAGTGACTGAAAAATTGCCTGACGTATGCCAGAAGATTGAAAAAGGAGAACAACTCATTGACGAAGACCGGTATAAAATTGTCTCTCTGGCAAGAAATGTTATTGCTGAAAAAGAAGAGGGCATTTAG
- a CDS encoding F0F1 ATP synthase subunit C, translating to MDNVGLIGMVSIIVAGFTIAVGSIGPALGEARAAAQALSSIAQQPDEANTITRTLFVSMAMIESTAIYCFVVAMIVIFANPFWNYVITKAGGQ from the coding sequence ATGGATAATGTTGGCCTGATTGGAATGGTATCTATTATTGTCGCCGGTTTTACAATAGCGGTTGGTTCGATTGGCCCCGCGCTGGGAGAGGCTCGTGCGGCGGCTCAGGCTCTCAGTTCAATTGCACAGCAGCCTGACGAGGCAAATACAATTACGAGGACGTTGTTTGTCAGCATGGCTATGATAGAATCCACTGCGATCTATTGTTTTGTTGTAGCTATGATTGTTATTTTTGCAAATCCTTTTTGGAATTATGTGATAACTAAAGCCGGGGGACAGTGA
- a CDS encoding F0F1 ATP synthase subunit A — MNISPDNTIVLHIGPIALNATIVYTWITMAVIVALSWFGTKKLTTECKISRWQNLLETLVLGMNKQIRAISNQEPDRFLPIVGTLFLFISVSVIMSIIPGYQSPTGSLSTTAALAICVFVAVQFYGISKRGFIGYLKHYLKPTPFMLPFNILGEASRTIALAVRLFGNVMSGSVIIAILLSIAPIFFPILMQALGLLTGLIQAYIFAILSIVYIASATRVYEEKEQTLEKYGKGKE; from the coding sequence GTGAATATAAGTCCTGACAATACAATAGTTCTTCACATTGGGCCGATCGCATTAAATGCGACCATTGTCTATACCTGGATTACCATGGCAGTGATTGTTGCGCTGTCATGGTTTGGCACGAAGAAATTGACGACAGAATGCAAGATATCCCGCTGGCAAAATCTTCTTGAAACGCTTGTATTAGGCATGAATAAACAGATTCGGGCAATCAGCAACCAGGAACCGGACAGGTTTTTGCCTATCGTGGGAACGTTATTTTTATTCATTTCAGTGTCTGTCATTATGAGTATTATTCCGGGGTATCAATCGCCCACCGGTTCCTTATCAACCACTGCAGCGCTTGCCATTTGTGTATTTGTGGCAGTGCAGTTTTACGGAATATCAAAACGCGGTTTTATAGGTTATTTGAAACATTATTTGAAACCCACGCCATTCATGTTGCCGTTCAATATTTTGGGAGAAGCCTCCCGTACGATAGCGCTTGCAGTCAGGCTTTTTGGAAACGTTATGAGCGGGTCTGTTATCATCGCAATCCTGCTTTCGATTGCGCCAATTTTTTTCCCCATTCTCATGCAGGCGTTGGGCTTGCTGACAGGGTTAATACAGGCGTACATTTTTGCTATTCTTTCTATCGTGTATATCGCTTCTGCAACGCGGGTTTATGAAGAAAAAGAACAAACATTAGAAAAATATGGAAAAGGAAAGGAGTAA
- a CDS encoding ATP synthase subunit I: MVNDIFTLATALAVGMAVGLLNFAGMWSTIHYLPIIKYPSALIMLSYIIRMAIVLATFYFIMDGRWERLLVCLVGFFIVRRVLVKRFLPEGSKMKMTYHSK; the protein is encoded by the coding sequence ATGGTAAATGATATATTTACGCTTGCCACTGCACTTGCAGTTGGAATGGCGGTAGGTTTGCTGAATTTTGCCGGCATGTGGAGTACCATACATTATCTTCCAATAATAAAATACCCCTCCGCACTGATTATGCTAAGTTATATTATACGCATGGCGATTGTTCTGGCTACATTTTATTTCATCATGGATGGCCGCTGGGAACGATTACTTGTGTGTTTAGTGGGGTTCTTTATTGTACGACGAGTATTGGTAAAACGTTTTCTTCCCGAAGGGTCCAAGATGAAGATGACATACCATTCAAAATAG
- a CDS encoding AtpZ/AtpI family protein yields MVDPAQKKEDDVLKKFVVEVGKKESRKIKGRKESKSKSFWFGMGMSGIIGWSITIPTLLGIALGIWIDKKWPSPVSWTLTLLSVGIAIGCLNAWRWIKMSDKND; encoded by the coding sequence ATGGTTGACCCTGCACAAAAGAAAGAGGATGATGTATTAAAAAAATTCGTTGTGGAAGTAGGGAAAAAAGAATCGCGTAAAATAAAAGGCAGGAAAGAATCGAAGTCCAAATCGTTTTGGTTTGGCATGGGCATGTCGGGGATCATAGGCTGGTCGATAACTATTCCCACATTACTTGGCATAGCACTTGGTATCTGGATTGATAAAAAATGGCCGTCGCCTGTGTCATGGACGCTTACGCTTCTTAGTGTTGGCATAGCAATTGGTTGCCTGAATGCGTGGCGCTGGATAAAAATGTCCGATAAAAATGATTAA
- a CDS encoding F0F1 ATP synthase subunit epsilon: MKLKVLLPTEIFINEEVEKVVAEADNGYFCLLPRHVDFVSALVPGLLIYEQEGREVFLAIDEGILAKCGAEVLVSTRNAVRGPDLGKLKETVENKFRSDDERKKTARSAVAKLEINFVRQFIELGESRHG; this comes from the coding sequence ATGAAACTAAAAGTACTGCTTCCTACTGAAATATTTATAAACGAAGAAGTTGAAAAGGTCGTTGCGGAAGCGGATAATGGATATTTCTGCTTACTGCCCCGCCATGTAGATTTTGTATCTGCTCTTGTTCCGGGGCTTTTAATATACGAGCAGGAAGGACGCGAAGTATTCCTTGCTATTGATGAAGGGATTCTCGCAAAATGTGGCGCCGAGGTACTTGTTTCCACAAGAAATGCCGTTCGTGGCCCTGACCTTGGGAAATTGAAAGAAACGGTGGAAAATAAATTTCGTTCAGATGATGAACGAAAGAAAACCGCTCGCTCCGCTGTAGCAAAACTTGAGATTAATTTTGTACGGCAATTTATTGAACTTGGTGAAAGCAGACATGGTTGA
- the atpD gene encoding F0F1 ATP synthase subunit beta — protein MLLQKEINKGEIVSIRGSIVDVRFPGRVPPIHNELRGELGNVKYVIEVVIHLDRETVRGIALTPTGGLYRGFILTDMEQTLRVPLGKELLGRMFNVFGETIDNGEPLRDVVWKSIYQPTISLSSRSVSTEIFSTGIKAIDVLAPLERGGKAGLFGGAGVGKTVLITEIIHKVMGIYGGVSFFCGIGERCREAEDLFREIKAAGVLDNTVMLFGQMNEPPGARFRIGHAALRMAEYFRDEEKQDVLLLIDNIFRFIQAGSEVSGLLGQLPSRVGYQPTLGTELSELQERICSTSSGSITSVQAVYVPADDFTDPSAVHTFSHLSATIVLSRKRASEGLYPAIDPLQSGSKMLMPHIVGKKHYQIAREILKILANYEELKDIIAMLGLEELSPEDRRTVYLARRLERFFTQPFFTTEQFTGHKGKTVGIEDALEGCERILNGEFDSFPESSLYMIGGIDEAKKP, from the coding sequence ATGTTACTACAAAAAGAAATCAATAAAGGTGAGATTGTATCGATAAGAGGAAGTATTGTGGACGTTCGCTTTCCAGGAAGAGTCCCTCCTATTCATAATGAACTCAGGGGAGAATTGGGAAATGTAAAATACGTAATCGAAGTAGTGATTCATCTTGATCGTGAAACCGTTCGTGGAATAGCGCTAACTCCCACAGGGGGATTATACCGGGGGTTTATATTGACCGACATGGAACAAACGTTAAGGGTTCCCTTGGGAAAAGAATTACTTGGGAGAATGTTTAATGTTTTTGGTGAAACTATTGATAATGGAGAACCTCTTCGTGATGTTGTGTGGAAGTCCATATACCAGCCAACGATTTCACTGTCCAGCCGTTCCGTTTCTACAGAGATTTTCAGTACGGGAATTAAAGCAATCGATGTGCTTGCACCTCTTGAGAGGGGAGGAAAAGCAGGGCTTTTTGGAGGCGCCGGGGTTGGAAAGACAGTGCTTATTACTGAAATAATTCATAAAGTCATGGGGATTTACGGCGGAGTAAGCTTCTTTTGCGGTATAGGTGAACGGTGCCGCGAGGCTGAGGACCTTTTTCGGGAAATTAAAGCTGCCGGGGTTTTGGATAATACGGTAATGCTCTTTGGGCAAATGAATGAACCGCCAGGCGCGAGATTTCGTATAGGGCATGCGGCGCTTCGAATGGCTGAATATTTTCGGGATGAAGAAAAACAGGATGTGTTGCTCCTGATAGATAATATTTTTCGTTTTATACAGGCAGGTTCCGAGGTGTCGGGGCTTTTGGGGCAGTTGCCTTCCCGCGTAGGGTATCAACCTACATTGGGAACGGAACTCTCTGAACTACAGGAACGAATTTGCAGCACCTCTTCTGGGTCAATTACTTCTGTTCAGGCAGTGTATGTGCCTGCGGATGATTTTACAGACCCTTCTGCGGTTCATACGTTTAGTCATTTATCTGCCACAATCGTGTTGTCGCGAAAAAGAGCCAGCGAGGGTCTTTATCCAGCGATTGACCCGTTGCAATCGGGGTCAAAGATGCTTATGCCGCATATTGTTGGAAAGAAGCATTATCAGATTGCGCGCGAAATTTTAAAAATATTGGCAAACTATGAAGAACTCAAAGATATTATCGCTATGCTGGGTCTGGAAGAACTTTCTCCGGAAGACAGAAGGACGGTATATCTTGCCAGAAGGCTTGAGCGATTTTTTACACAACCCTTTTTTACGACTGAGCAATTTACCGGGCATAAAGGAAAAACAGTCGGCATTGAGGATGCATTGGAAGGATGTGAGCGGATTTTGAATGGAGAGTTCGATTCATTTCCGGAAAGCTCACTTTACATGATTGGCGGAATTGATGAAGCAAAGAAACCATGA
- a CDS encoding site-2 protease family protein → MNGSLQGAWKIGTVMGIPIRVHFTWFIVFGLITWSLSTLYFPKAAPDLPVTSYWLKGALAALLLFASVAFHELAHCIVAKRYKISIESITLFIFGGVSRMKSEPPHPRAEFNIAIAGPLSSFFLYALFYFISMGVSGSMKTLFIYLAQINLIIGIFNLIPGFPLDGGRVLRAILWSKNKNFFSATQKAAGVGRKIALFFVFFGLFSLFTGVPGGLWLMLIGWFLFTAAQASYQQSALQEYLFGVKVKDLMVRDLINVSPSLSLEEVVNNYFLKYGYGGFPVVEDGKYLGIITLKEIKGIPKNAFEDTRVREVYLKHKKQWEISAEAEAIKALESMLREDTGRLVVKKGASIQGLITRNGIARYVQIIGK, encoded by the coding sequence ATGAACGGATCATTACAGGGGGCATGGAAGATAGGTACGGTAATGGGTATTCCAATAAGAGTGCATTTTACGTGGTTTATCGTCTTCGGTTTGATTACATGGTCTCTGTCAACTTTATACTTTCCAAAGGCAGCTCCTGACCTACCTGTGACATCTTACTGGCTAAAAGGCGCCCTTGCAGCCCTTCTACTTTTCGCCTCCGTAGCCTTTCACGAACTGGCCCATTGCATTGTGGCAAAGAGGTACAAAATTTCCATAGAGAGCATAACACTCTTTATCTTTGGTGGAGTTTCCAGGATGAAAAGTGAACCACCCCACCCAAGGGCTGAATTTAATATTGCTATTGCAGGGCCTCTTTCCAGTTTTTTTTTGTACGCTTTGTTTTACTTTATTTCTATGGGTGTATCAGGAAGCATGAAGACGCTTTTTATATACCTGGCACAAATCAATCTGATTATTGGGATATTTAATCTCATTCCGGGTTTCCCTTTGGATGGGGGGAGGGTTTTGAGAGCTATTTTGTGGAGTAAGAATAAGAACTTTTTTTCTGCGACGCAAAAGGCAGCTGGCGTCGGGAGGAAGATTGCCCTGTTTTTTGTCTTTTTCGGGTTGTTTTCTCTTTTTACAGGAGTGCCGGGAGGTCTGTGGCTGATGCTTATTGGTTGGTTTCTCTTTACGGCAGCCCAGGCAAGTTATCAGCAGTCAGCGCTTCAGGAATATCTTTTTGGCGTTAAAGTCAAAGACTTAATGGTGAGGGACCTGATTAACGTAAGTCCTTCCCTTAGCCTTGAGGAGGTTGTGAATAATTACTTTCTGAAATATGGCTACGGCGGTTTCCCTGTAGTAGAGGATGGAAAGTATCTTGGTATAATAACCCTGAAAGAAATAAAAGGCATACCTAAAAACGCTTTTGAAGATACAAGAGTCAGGGAAGTTTATCTGAAACATAAAAAGCAATGGGAAATATCCGCCGAAGCGGAGGCAATAAAAGCCCTTGAATCGATGCTGAGGGAAGATACAGGGAGGTTGGTTGTTAAGAAAGGGGCATCTATACAGGGACTCATAACCAGAAACGGCATTGCCCGTTATGTCCAAATCATCGGGAAATGA